A genomic segment from Melospiza georgiana isolate bMelGeo1 chromosome 17, bMelGeo1.pri, whole genome shotgun sequence encodes:
- the LOC131090903 gene encoding BPI fold-containing family B member 4-like, which produces MKVLKLFGIIFFCGLLSPSQEVLSGLSCAVSPRAMQNVLSDAIIHSGLIHQHLQGLVVPNIMGEGSQLSSPTSITDLHLIKVRVPRLSVVLLPGIGVQLTIGAKLQLRGNCLVGLLSELIDILVEVNITANIKCTNFESGTFQVVTEDCLCILGAIKIKVLSGLLTLSVNELVLRQLTATLPALLCPVVDIVMNLVNIHLLSTLNAVIPVGTAGTIHYQLASIPYTSGKFLGLDLDGVVKQVGGSTIPHDSSPSALPPLMDRLLLLVMRQSFLNAVLSLLLQLPPQTFPCTPDVFSGASRLREAVWTIAPAGCSACSGTSPLSIKLVLRGNPLILLEENKASVKLSVLIQLFGNHLDGSILNFLLLKADLALNVRVSIVGGRLMLQLALGSTSLSLESSDVGISNISTLKPHCSNLLVETFMPAINGALSMGIPLPKVLRIPLVNVDFQIKAGLIVFLV; this is translated from the exons ATGAAGGTTTTGAAGCTTTTTGGGATCATATTtttctgtggcctcctctcacCCTCGCAGGAAGTCTTGTCTGGCCTGTCCTGTGCTGTGAGCCCGCGGGCGATGCAGAATG TTCTCTCAGATGCCATAATTCATAGTGGGCTCATccaccagcacctgcagggTCTCGTGGTTCCCAACATCATGGGTGAAGGGAGTCAGCTGAGCTCTCCCACCAGCATCACAGA CCTGCACCTCATCAAGGTCCGGGTGCCCAGGCTGTCggtggtgctgctgccagggatcGGGGTCCAGCTGACCATCGGGgcaaagctgcagctcagaggcAACTG CTTGGTCGGCCTGCTCTCAGAACTCATTGATATCTTAGTGGAGGTGAACATTACTGCAAACATTAAATGCACGAATTTTGAATCTGGCACGTTCCAGGTTGTCACTGAAGACTGCCTCTGCATTCTTGGGGCCATAAAGATCAAGGTCCTTTCTGG cttgctCACCCTGTCGGTGAATGAGCTGGTGCTTCGCCAGCTGACAGCGACTCTGCCCGCTTTG CTCTGCCCCGTGGTGGATATTGTGATGAACCTTGTGAACATCCATCTCCTGAGCACTCTCAATG CCGTGATCCcggtgggcacagcaggaacaaTCCACTACCAGCTGGCCAGCATCCCCTACACCTCTGGCAAGTTCCTTGGGCTGGATTTAGAT GGCGTGGTGAAGCAGGTGGGAGGCAGCACCATCCCCCACGACTCGTCCCCCTCTGCTTTGCCTCCCCTGATGGACCGGCTGCTGCTCTTGGTGATGCGCCAGAGCTTCCTCAATGcagtcctgtccctgctgctccagctgcccccaCAGACCTTCCCCTGCACGCCAGACGTG TTCTCCGGTGCCAGCCGCCTGCGCGAGGCCGTGTGGACCATCGCTCCTGCTGGG TGCTCCGCCTGCAGTGGGACCAGTCCTCTGAGCATCAAACTGGTGTTGAGAGGGAACCCGCTCATCCTcttggaagaaaacaaagccagTGTCAAGCTGTCAGTCCTGATTCAGCTGTTTGGTAACCACTTAGATGGATCCATCCTCAACTTCCTGCTGCTGAAGGCT GACCTTGCTCTAAATGTCCGTGTGTCCATTGTTGGGGGCAGGCTGATGCTGCAGTTGGCCTTGGGCAG cacttccCTCTCCTTGGAGTCTTCTGATGTTGGCATCAGTAAT ATCTCCACCCTGAAGCCCCACTGCAGCAATTTGCTTGTGGAAACGTTCATGCCTGCCATCAATG GTGCCCTGAGCATGGGGATCCCTCTGCCCAAGGTGCTGCGCATTCCCCTGGTGAATGTGGATTTCCAGATAAAAGCG ggCCTGATCGTGTTTCTGGTGTGA
- the BPIFB2 gene encoding BPI fold-containing family B member 2, which yields MTFDKMDEGVNRMDTHTSHQAANRLHRTLLQPAAVPLATTVSSPSLLGTPPNRTQLWELSLAHHSEDKLPQHLLFNPSPRQVNRQSACMAMLRTLSVLLSLLVPAHSTRSPDCGGILTPSGLRYLAEVSKPHAESVLRRDLMDSAPAPSPTSPSRNQIISVKVDKFSLTLIPDTGMRLSIEVDLGISSAPSSTKEMRLSILADLHVDMNPEGNLELVTSDCKPTLEEVQSAEETDSKSSSSDVDKQINVEKICLEVSKLLLFPNERLMSLAAPFPITPNCQVQYLPLAAPMYSEQGIIISLQTTFQVAGAAIPLPVSPVPFSMPEPARSSPSHLILAFSEHFYTSLFSALEESGALNVSLLSSLTTATLAERITQMGSLFQEDLPVVLQAVTRSSPHVVLEEDKAIVQLFLTAQIGAGSSPFQSFLSVNVDVTARLQISVADTRMIISVAAVEDIELSLATSDVGPILAALLEELFLPTLREEVPAQINKVLRQGVFLPHIASFTYTDVNITIHKDYVLIPCNLQLEAKTGEARTWE from the exons GACACCCACACATCCCACCAGGCTGCAAACAGGCTGCACAGAACCCTcctccagcctgctgctgtccctttggCCACCACCgtgtcctccccatccctcctgggTACCCCACCCAACCGgacccagctctgggagctcagcCTG GCACACCACAGTGAAGACAagctgccccagcacctgcTGTTCAATCCTTCACCTCGCCAGGTCAACAGGCAAA GTGCCTGCATGGCGATGCTGCGCACCCTGAGCGTCCTCCTGAGCCTCCTGGTGCCAGCTCACAGCACCAGGTCACCCGACTGTGGGGGCATCCTCACCCCCTCTGGGCTGAGATACC TTGCTGAAGTTTCAAAGCCACATGCAGAGTCAGTCCTCAGGAGGGACCTCAtggactcagccccagccccatctcccACCTCTCCAAGCAG gaaccAAATTATCTCTGTCAAAGTTGACAAGTTTTCCCTGACCCTGATCCCTGACACGGGGATGCGGCTGAGCATCGAGGTGGACCTGGGCATCTCATCTGCCCC ctcaaGCACCAAGGAGATGAGGCTGTCCATCCTGGCAGACCTCCACGTGGACATGAACCCCGAAGGGAACCTGGAGTTGGTGACCTCTGACTGCAAACCCACCCTGGAGGAGGTGCAGAGCGCCGAGGAGACAGACAG CAAGTCCTCGAGCTCAGACGTGGACAAGCAGATCAACGTTGAAAAA ATCTGTCTGGAAGTCTCCAAGTTGCTGCTTTTCCCAAATGAACGGCTGATGTCTCTGGCAG cTCCATTCCCCATCACACCCAACTGCCAAGTCCAGTACCTGCCGCTGGCTGCCCCCATGTACTCTGAGCAGGGAATCATCATCTCTTTACAA acAACTTTCCAAGTGGCAGGGGCAGCAATCCCCCTGCCTGTcagccctgtgcctttcagcatGCCTGAGCCAGCGAgatccagcccttcccaccTCATCCTGGCCTTCTCTGAGCACTTCTACACCAGTTTGTTCTCTGCCTTGGAAGAGTCTGGAGCCCTCAACGTGAGTCTCCTG AGCTCTCTGACCACGGCCACCTTGGCTGAGAGGATCACTCAG ATGGGCTCCCTCTTCCAAGAGGACCTGCCAGTGGTGCTTCAAGCTGTGACCAGGAGCTCTCCTCACGTGGTGCTGGAGGAGGACAAAGCAATCGTGCAGCTCTTCCTCACTGCCCAGATTGGCGCAGGATCATCTCCCTTCCAGAGCTTCCTGAGTGTCAACGTG GACGTGACTGCCAGGCTCCAGATCAGCGTCGCTGACACCAGGATGATCATCTCTGTGGCAGCTGTAGA ggataTCGAGCTCAGCCTGGCCACCTCTGATGTGGGTCCTATACTG GCTGCCTTGCTGGAGGAGCTGTTCCTGCCCACACTCCGTGAGGAGGTGCCAGCCCAGATAAACA aGGTCCTGAGACAAGGGGTTTTCCTGCCCCACATCGCCAGTTTCACTTACACCGATGTCAACATCACCATCCACAAG GATTATGTCTTGATCCCCTGCAACCTCCAGCTGGAGGCAAAGACTGGAGAGGCAAGAACCTGGGAGTGA